In the genome of Euzebya sp., one region contains:
- a CDS encoding cell wall-binding repeat-containing protein encodes MRTTTARRRTATILVGVLVMTAAAVAPSEAQVPLGFQIGWSDFGSHHLVNPDGTDSVQQGPARGGDFDWTPDGLYLVYVDGGTTVLQNPDGATFPIDGVGGGPELSPDGSMIAHTAFDADTQEDVVHIIDTQGNLLARVEPAGRQPTWSPDGTQIAFASREEFTRGCPGDTRNPENRTTDDFNPHGLRVADVPSNLGAGSPATLGSSWLVQPSTSVGEEYAWYEGLSDPDWGPGGEIVFFGSFETREFDPNDGSNFGSCVSGNDPEEDDTDVLVVSEGGGAITNLTEGAEWIGGEFPTAPADLNPSFSPDGEWIAFASDRNTPRDGGVHSLWRMRADGSSPELVLATERVDETDWRSVIPGAESVRIEALDPDAGEVGTSGTNGGNFTIERTGVTDGDLEVSIRVSPESTAVAGEDYVALPTSVTIPDGTNLVNLIVAPIPDDVDEPAETVVVEITDGDGYIIGDPRQATVTIADARTSREEAIEYAAQLALARFEDADGTFAGAGRQRAAGAVLARVDVFADALTGSVLTGDAPMLFTAQDALAPAAAAQLQRTLTPGATVYLLGGEAALSGAVEQAVADLGLSPRRLSGPTRIETAVAIADEAVARGGGTTVGVARAFGPEGNPTAAWVDSVAAGGWAADTQNPILLVPGDADALPEPVQAFLDRSDHDAAVVLGGDAAVSPAIADSIEATRVGGQTRFDTAAQIAAQLWQAPGPERLVANGTEGDAWNYALAAAGLSADADAPLLLTTVTSLPPETDAALCATGTRQRHEVIGPLRLVTQPVRDALASPC; translated from the coding sequence ATGCGCACGACGACGGCCCGCCGCCGGACCGCGACGATCCTCGTGGGGGTGCTGGTGATGACGGCGGCGGCGGTCGCCCCGTCCGAGGCGCAGGTCCCCCTCGGGTTCCAGATCGGCTGGAGCGACTTCGGCAGCCACCACCTCGTCAACCCGGACGGCACGGACTCGGTGCAGCAGGGGCCGGCCCGCGGTGGCGACTTCGACTGGACCCCCGACGGCCTGTACCTGGTGTACGTCGACGGCGGGACCACGGTCCTGCAGAACCCGGACGGCGCGACGTTCCCGATCGACGGCGTCGGCGGCGGCCCCGAGCTGTCTCCCGACGGCAGCATGATCGCCCACACCGCGTTCGACGCCGACACCCAAGAGGACGTCGTCCACATCATCGACACCCAGGGCAACCTCCTGGCCCGGGTTGAGCCGGCCGGGCGGCAGCCGACCTGGTCCCCAGACGGCACGCAGATCGCGTTCGCCAGCCGTGAGGAGTTCACCCGGGGATGTCCGGGCGACACCCGCAACCCCGAGAACCGGACCACCGACGACTTCAACCCCCACGGCCTGCGGGTCGCCGACGTCCCGTCGAACCTCGGCGCCGGATCGCCCGCGACCCTCGGGTCCTCGTGGCTCGTGCAGCCCTCGACGTCCGTCGGTGAGGAGTACGCCTGGTACGAGGGCCTGAGCGATCCCGACTGGGGACCGGGTGGCGAGATCGTCTTCTTCGGCTCCTTCGAGACCCGCGAGTTCGACCCGAACGACGGCAGCAACTTCGGCAGCTGCGTCAGCGGCAACGACCCCGAGGAGGACGACACCGACGTCCTGGTCGTGTCCGAGGGCGGCGGGGCGATCACCAACCTCACCGAGGGCGCGGAGTGGATCGGCGGCGAGTTCCCGACGGCCCCGGCGGACCTGAACCCCTCCTTCTCACCCGATGGGGAGTGGATCGCCTTCGCCTCGGACCGGAACACGCCGCGGGACGGCGGGGTCCACTCGCTGTGGCGGATGCGCGCCGACGGCTCCTCCCCCGAGCTCGTGCTCGCCACCGAGCGCGTGGACGAGACGGACTGGCGCTCGGTCATCCCCGGCGCGGAGAGCGTCCGGATCGAGGCGCTCGATCCCGACGCCGGCGAGGTCGGCACGTCGGGCACGAACGGGGGGAACTTCACGATCGAGCGGACGGGGGTGACCGACGGCGACCTCGAGGTCTCGATCCGCGTCTCCCCGGAGAGCACCGCGGTGGCGGGTGAGGACTACGTCGCACTGCCCACGTCGGTGACGATCCCGGACGGCACGAACCTGGTGAACCTGATCGTCGCGCCGATCCCCGACGACGTCGACGAACCCGCGGAGACCGTCGTCGTCGAGATCACCGATGGCGACGGGTACATCATCGGCGACCCGCGGCAGGCGACGGTGACGATCGCCGACGCGAGGACGTCGCGCGAGGAGGCGATCGAGTACGCCGCGCAGCTCGCGCTCGCGCGGTTCGAGGACGCAGACGGGACGTTCGCGGGTGCGGGTCGCCAGCGGGCCGCCGGGGCCGTCCTGGCCCGCGTCGACGTCTTCGCCGACGCCCTCACCGGGTCGGTGCTGACGGGCGACGCGCCCATGCTGTTCACCGCGCAGGACGCGCTCGCACCCGCCGCGGCGGCGCAGCTCCAGCGGACCCTGACCCCCGGTGCCACCGTCTACCTGCTGGGCGGCGAGGCGGCGCTCAGCGGTGCCGTCGAGCAGGCCGTGGCCGACCTCGGCCTCAGCCCACGACGCCTGAGCGGCCCGACGCGGATCGAGACCGCGGTCGCGATCGCCGACGAGGCCGTCGCCCGCGGTGGCGGGACCACGGTGGGGGTCGCGCGTGCGTTCGGCCCGGAGGGCAACCCGACCGCGGCGTGGGTCGACTCGGTGGCCGCAGGCGGGTGGGCGGCCGACACGCAGAACCCGATCCTGCTCGTGCCCGGTGACGCCGATGCCCTCCCCGAGCCTGTGCAGGCCTTCCTCGACCGGTCCGATCACGACGCGGCCGTCGTCCTCGGCGGCGACGCCGCGGTCAGCCCCGCGATCGCCGACTCGATCGAGGCGACCCGCGTCGGCGGACAGACCAGGTTCGACACGGCGGCGCAGATCGCCGCGCAGCTGTGGCAGGCCCCCGGGCCGGAGCGCCTGGTCGCCAACGGCACGGAGGGGGATGCGTGGAACTACGCCCTCGCCGCCGCCGGCCTGTCCGCCGACGCCGACGCACCCCTGCTGCTGACCACCGTCACCTCCCTGCCCCCCGAGACCGACGCCGCCCTGTGCGCGACCGGCACCCGACAGCGCCACGAGGTGATCGGCCCCCTGCGGCTGGTGACCCAACC
- a CDS encoding cell wall-binding repeat-containing protein, translated as MRRGTRAPTTTALLLVGLLCSALPSQATSPGSNGPFLFSSTDTTGIATVGADGTITELTEGSAIHAEISPDGRTVLHTGTTDSRDISIVSLAGGPTQVLVPRGGAGGRPDVSWSPDGSRIAVADGSVLTVYDADGTNPQVLYDAAGDPTFSTDIDAVLWTRLDEIFVLERFREEGVRIDAATGAVTALESPTELRFDTQYGVDSSPDGQQLAITCTDDSADAVVGVCILGRDLGVIRYIPPSVAGVPRIDKPVWSPDGTRTAFVGVDFAADVARLYTATPEGTGVQQVADLPPDSRFQGNVATLQSWARVPDTPPTPLEDPPPPPTNAPLACGGFDGDPATTERADFTDPVAYAVAVSQARFGCDGSDLPNAVVLSRDDNFADSLVGAALTGDRPLLFTQTDTLPSETRTEIDRLLDPGDTVYILGGNAAISDAIEEELDLDYVVARLEGPSRVETSVEVAELAVGTAPARGTDVTTIAIARAGGPADNPTAAWADSVSAGAWTAADAIPTVVTDTASLHPAVADFIEGLDDLERTVLLGGEAALSAAVADAVPNPVRIAGDSRDATAQAIGAELIGDAEDGTRQLVVINGYRADGWTFGLPAAGLAADADAAIALAQDPVPPATLEMACAPADVDLLLAGGLGVLTEAVAAQLDDAPGC; from the coding sequence ATGCGACGCGGCACCCGTGCACCGACCACCACGGCCCTCCTCCTGGTGGGGCTCCTCTGCTCGGCCCTGCCGAGCCAGGCGACGTCCCCGGGGTCCAACGGTCCGTTCCTGTTCTCCAGCACCGACACGACGGGCATCGCCACCGTGGGCGCGGACGGCACGATCACGGAGCTGACCGAGGGGTCCGCGATCCACGCCGAGATCTCACCCGACGGCAGGACCGTGCTGCACACCGGCACGACCGACAGCCGGGACATCAGCATCGTGTCGCTGGCCGGGGGTCCCACGCAGGTCCTGGTGCCGCGCGGTGGGGCCGGCGGTCGACCCGACGTCAGCTGGTCACCGGATGGCTCCCGCATCGCGGTCGCTGACGGCAGCGTCCTCACGGTCTACGACGCCGACGGCACCAACCCGCAGGTGCTGTACGACGCCGCGGGCGACCCGACGTTCAGCACCGACATCGATGCGGTGCTGTGGACCCGGCTCGACGAGATCTTCGTCCTCGAGCGCTTCCGCGAGGAGGGTGTCCGCATCGACGCCGCCACCGGCGCGGTCACCGCGCTCGAGAGCCCCACCGAGCTGCGCTTCGACACCCAGTACGGCGTCGACAGCTCGCCGGACGGCCAGCAGCTGGCGATCACCTGCACCGACGATTCGGCGGACGCCGTCGTGGGCGTGTGCATCCTGGGGCGCGACCTCGGCGTCATCCGCTACATCCCGCCCTCCGTGGCCGGGGTGCCGCGCATCGACAAGCCGGTCTGGAGCCCCGACGGCACGCGTACCGCCTTCGTCGGGGTGGACTTCGCCGCCGACGTGGCGCGGCTGTACACCGCCACCCCCGAGGGCACCGGGGTCCAGCAGGTCGCGGACCTGCCGCCCGACTCCCGGTTCCAGGGCAACGTCGCGACGTTGCAGTCCTGGGCCAGGGTGCCGGACACGCCACCCACCCCGCTCGAGGATCCACCGCCCCCGCCGACGAACGCCCCGCTGGCCTGCGGTGGGTTCGACGGCGACCCGGCGACGACCGAGCGGGCGGACTTCACCGATCCGGTCGCGTACGCGGTGGCGGTCAGCCAGGCGCGGTTCGGCTGCGACGGCAGCGACCTGCCCAACGCCGTGGTGCTGTCCCGCGACGACAACTTCGCCGACTCACTCGTCGGGGCGGCCCTGACCGGCGACCGGCCGCTGCTGTTCACCCAGACCGACACCCTGCCGTCGGAGACCCGCACGGAGATCGACCGGCTGCTCGACCCCGGTGACACCGTCTACATCCTGGGAGGGAACGCCGCGATCTCCGACGCGATCGAGGAGGAGCTCGACCTCGACTACGTCGTCGCCCGCCTCGAGGGCCCCTCCCGGGTCGAGACCTCCGTCGAGGTGGCCGAGCTGGCCGTCGGGACCGCCCCGGCCCGCGGGACCGACGTCACCACCATCGCGATCGCCCGGGCCGGCGGCCCGGCCGACAACCCGACCGCCGCCTGGGCCGACAGCGTGTCGGCCGGGGCGTGGACGGCCGCGGACGCCATCCCCACCGTCGTGACCGACACCGCGTCGCTGCACCCCGCGGTCGCAGACTTCATCGAGGGGCTCGACGACCTCGAGCGCACCGTGCTGCTCGGCGGTGAGGCGGCGCTGTCCGCCGCCGTCGCCGACGCGGTCCCGAACCCAGTGCGCATCGCCGGGGACAGCCGCGACGCCACCGCCCAGGCGATCGGCGCCGAGCTGATCGGCGACGCCGAGGACGGCACCCGCCAGCTGGTCGTCATCAACGGCTACCGCGCGGACGGCTGGACCTTCGGCCTGCCGGCGGCCGGCCTGGCCGCCGACGCGGATGCCGCGATCGCGCTGGCGCAGGACCCGGTGCCACCCGCGACCCTCGAGATGGCGTGCGCACCAGCGGACGTGGACCTCCTGCTCGCCGGTGGCCTCGGCGTCCTCACCGAGGCGGTCGCCGCGCAGCTCGACGACGCCCCCGGGTGCTGA
- a CDS encoding class I tRNA ligase family protein: MRLYDTRTRAVDTFIAAATVRLYVCGITPYDSAHLGHAFVYTTFDVLIRRLEARGHRVVYVRNVTDVDDDILRTARERDVNFEVLARSEAAAFDVNLRRLGLREADVIPYATETVPAMVTTVGGLLDRGLAYALGDGRVYADTGAMDGFLSFSRLDRDEALRQFAEKGGDPEAEGKRDALDFLLWQPSLPDEPSWEAPWGRGRPGWHLECSVMATEHLGPVIDIHGGGSDLVFPHHEAEILQAEGLTGQAPFARVWMHVGMVGLDGTKMSKSLGNLVFLGDLLDRHDADAVRYLLLSHHYRSEWDYTEDEMELAAAAVKGWDAAPDGDPAAAEDLLAAVGARLDDDLDAPGALALIDAAAGDGEGWAARAAAASLGFGGGGAGRVGADR, encoded by the coding sequence ATGCGCCTGTACGACACCCGGACCCGCGCCGTGGACACCTTCATCGCCGCGGCCACGGTCCGGCTGTACGTCTGCGGCATCACGCCGTACGACTCAGCGCACCTGGGTCACGCGTTCGTGTACACGACCTTCGACGTGCTCATCCGCCGCCTGGAGGCCCGCGGGCACCGGGTCGTCTACGTGCGCAACGTCACCGACGTCGACGACGACATCCTCCGGACCGCTCGCGAGCGGGATGTCAACTTCGAGGTCCTCGCGCGCTCGGAGGCCGCGGCCTTCGACGTCAACCTCCGCCGCCTCGGGCTGCGTGAGGCCGACGTGATCCCCTACGCCACCGAGACCGTCCCGGCGATGGTGACGACGGTCGGCGGGCTGCTCGACCGCGGACTCGCCTACGCCCTCGGCGACGGTCGCGTGTACGCCGACACCGGGGCGATGGACGGCTTCCTCAGCTTCTCCCGCCTGGACCGCGACGAGGCGCTGCGGCAGTTCGCCGAGAAGGGCGGTGATCCCGAGGCCGAGGGCAAGCGGGACGCGCTCGACTTCCTGCTGTGGCAGCCGTCGTTGCCCGACGAGCCGTCGTGGGAGGCGCCGTGGGGCCGGGGCCGACCGGGATGGCACCTCGAGTGCTCGGTGATGGCGACCGAGCACCTCGGCCCCGTGATCGACATCCACGGCGGCGGCAGCGACCTGGTGTTCCCCCACCACGAGGCGGAGATCCTCCAGGCCGAGGGGTTGACCGGCCAGGCGCCGTTCGCCCGTGTGTGGATGCACGTCGGCATGGTCGGGCTGGACGGGACCAAGATGTCGAAGAGCCTCGGCAACCTCGTCTTCCTGGGCGACCTGCTCGACCGCCATGACGCCGACGCGGTCCGCTACCTGCTGCTCAGCCACCACTACCGCAGCGAGTGGGACTACACCGAGGACGAGATGGAGCTCGCAGCTGCGGCGGTGAAGGGCTGGGACGCCGCGCCCGACGGCGACCCCGCGGCGGCCGAGGACCTGCTCGCCGCGGTCGGCGCACGGCTCGACGACGACCTCGACGCCCCCGGCGCGCTCGCGCTGATCGACGCCGCGGCGGGCGATGGTGAGGGGTGGGCCGCACGCGCGGCGGCGGCCAGCCTGGGCTTCGGCGGCGGTGGCGCGGGCCGGGTGGGCGCCGACCGTTAG
- a CDS encoding ribonuclease HII has translation MGLPASNRKNVTYRRGKRIRLPDVPGITHERRWWDQDLVVAGVDEVGRGAWAGPVTYCAVVLPSDRRMYKLRDSKQLDPARREELAARIRTFALAVSLGEASNAEIDALGMSAAMRLAARRAVAGLCVEPDVLLLDGNWDFMSGWRTHNERIVHGDARSASIAAASIVAKVTRDAHMASAADTAHPGYDFCSNKGYPSPSHRAALADLGPCALHRRSWEPIRRILSGTTDTRD, from the coding sequence GTGGGACTGCCAGCCAGCAACCGGAAGAACGTCACGTACCGGCGTGGGAAGCGGATCCGGCTGCCCGACGTCCCGGGGATCACGCACGAGCGGCGCTGGTGGGACCAGGACCTGGTCGTCGCGGGTGTCGACGAGGTCGGTCGCGGCGCCTGGGCGGGACCGGTCACCTACTGCGCGGTGGTGCTCCCGTCGGACCGGCGGATGTACAAGCTGCGGGACTCGAAGCAGCTGGACCCGGCCCGCCGCGAGGAGCTCGCGGCGCGGATCCGGACGTTCGCCTTGGCGGTAAGCCTCGGCGAGGCCAGCAACGCCGAGATCGACGCCCTGGGGATGAGCGCGGCGATGCGTCTGGCCGCCCGCCGGGCGGTGGCGGGGCTCTGCGTCGAGCCCGACGTGCTGCTCCTCGACGGGAACTGGGACTTCATGTCCGGGTGGCGCACCCACAACGAGCGCATCGTGCACGGGGACGCCCGGTCCGCCTCGATCGCCGCCGCGTCCATCGTCGCGAAGGTCACCCGCGACGCCCACATGGCGAGCGCAGCCGACACAGCCCACCCGGGGTACGACTTCTGCTCGAACAAGGGCTACCCCTCCCCCTCCCACCGGGCGGCTCTGGCCGACCTGGGACCTTGCGCGCTGCACCGCCGGTCCTGGGAGCCGATCCGGCGCATCCTCAGCGGCACCACCGACACCCGTGACTAG
- a CDS encoding co-chaperone GroES: protein MAVRVTADRILCGIDDGGERRSRGGILIPATAASKDRHGVWAEVMEVGPLVRTTSTGDKVLFLPDSAIEVDVNGTGYLIVRERDVHAIASAEREAGSTGLYL from the coding sequence ATGGCGGTGCGGGTCACCGCCGACCGGATCCTCTGCGGGATCGACGACGGCGGGGAGCGGCGGTCGCGCGGCGGGATCCTGATCCCCGCCACCGCGGCGTCGAAGGACCGACACGGCGTCTGGGCCGAGGTGATGGAGGTCGGCCCGCTCGTCCGGACCACCTCGACCGGGGACAAGGTGCTGTTCCTGCCGGACAGCGCGATCGAGGTCGACGTCAACGGCACCGGCTACCTGATCGTCCGCGAGCGCGACGTCCACGCGATCGCGTCGGCCGAGCGCGAGGCCGGCAGCACCGGGCTGTACCTCTAG